The Enteractinococcus fodinae genome has a segment encoding these proteins:
- a CDS encoding M20 family metallopeptidase has product MTDTPIPAILDSLSGYVDGVLPELVDLAMNIHANPEIRFEEYHAAKVLTEALETDGFAVERGVGGLETAFVGRWSTSTATPESTTIAVFCEYDALEGIGHACGHNLIAACGLGAGQLVKQWLQENHDVPANLMVIGSPGEEGGAGKVPLIEANVLDGVDIAIMVHPSSYNAVVGASMARIALDIKFTGRASHAAGAPELGRNALDASVLALNAIGLLRQQTPDGVRIHGIVTDGGEAPNIIPEHTALRVFLRSGDQENLISDILPRVRACFEGAAIATGCEVEIQENTPRYESVMQNRVLAGLAQDAYEALGRDLVVPAGPRGSTDMGNVSQRVPAMHPMMRLADGSPHTREFADDAAGPAAEGLIRDGALMLAATAVAAFADRDIVERAHAAFEAGETAR; this is encoded by the coding sequence ATGACTGACACCCCTATCCCGGCTATTCTCGATTCTCTCTCCGGCTACGTCGACGGGGTTCTCCCTGAGCTGGTTGATCTCGCAATGAATATTCACGCTAATCCTGAGATCCGCTTCGAGGAGTACCACGCGGCCAAGGTGCTTACAGAAGCCCTGGAAACTGATGGCTTTGCAGTGGAACGCGGGGTGGGCGGCCTTGAAACCGCATTTGTCGGACGCTGGTCAACGAGCACTGCGACTCCAGAATCCACCACGATTGCAGTGTTCTGCGAATACGATGCACTAGAGGGCATTGGGCATGCTTGCGGCCACAACTTAATCGCAGCGTGTGGCCTCGGCGCCGGGCAGCTGGTTAAGCAGTGGCTCCAAGAAAATCATGACGTGCCCGCCAACCTCATGGTTATCGGCAGCCCTGGTGAGGAGGGCGGCGCAGGAAAAGTTCCCCTGATCGAGGCAAACGTCCTTGACGGTGTGGATATCGCGATTATGGTTCACCCCTCGAGCTACAACGCTGTAGTGGGTGCTTCCATGGCTCGCATCGCCCTGGATATTAAGTTCACCGGACGCGCTAGCCATGCTGCAGGCGCCCCCGAACTCGGTCGCAATGCGCTCGATGCCAGCGTCCTGGCATTGAACGCTATCGGTCTACTTCGTCAGCAGACCCCCGACGGGGTCCGCATCCACGGGATTGTCACCGATGGTGGCGAGGCCCCCAATATCATCCCGGAGCACACCGCCCTGCGGGTTTTCCTCCGTTCGGGAGACCAAGAGAACCTGATCAGCGACATTCTGCCACGAGTGCGGGCGTGCTTCGAAGGTGCTGCTATCGCGACGGGCTGTGAAGTCGAGATTCAGGAGAATACTCCTCGCTATGAATCTGTAATGCAAAACCGGGTCCTGGCTGGGCTCGCCCAAGATGCCTACGAGGCGTTAGGTCGAGACCTCGTAGTGCCAGCCGGTCCCCGCGGCTCCACAGATATGGGGAACGTTAGCCAGCGCGTACCAGCGATGCACCCTATGATGCGCTTGGCTGATGGCTCTCCACACACTCGTGAATTCGCCGACGACGCTGCTGGCCCCGCCGCCGAGGGCCTGATCCGGGACGGAGCGCTCATGCTCGCCGCAACTGCGGTAGCCGCATTCGCTGACCGGGATATCGTCGAGCGTGCCCACGCCGCCTTCGAGGCCGGTGAGACCGCGCGGTAG
- a CDS encoding MFS transporter produces the protein MRSHTSAQSHQGWWPFAVSAAALLLIFVASGSPTPLFNMYRETTSITDAHLALTTSLYFTTTALSLLLLGRLSDYLGRRAVSIAAVLIGALGCLVLTQIDGPAVLAIGRLLQGLSCGMGSTALGAFVVDTAPPRSDWLAALITGSAPPFAIPIGALFSGALMKLPDVTPTLGYLILSALLVILAVCIFLCPDTVRPKPGALRSTRPYVRIPEGSGRMIFAAGAAFAATWSMGGFFQSFSASLTADYLGSSDTFVIALVFSAPVLLSPIGGAISGRLKVATAVRTGLIVFMLAVIGFITALQFGSILWFLVAAIVAGFGQGAASTGGMRSVLNVSSAPDRAGVLATMYLICYSSGAIPSLVVGQIADFVPIFSLAVGHGVLVVVAVIVSMATIRNQPPKRPSH, from the coding sequence GTGAGGTCGCATACCAGTGCACAGAGTCACCAGGGATGGTGGCCGTTTGCGGTCTCTGCAGCAGCGTTGCTCCTCATCTTCGTTGCCTCCGGTTCACCGACTCCGCTGTTCAATATGTACCGCGAGACGACCAGCATTACAGACGCACACCTCGCGCTGACAACCTCGCTATATTTCACTACCACGGCATTATCCTTACTGCTGTTAGGGCGGCTATCAGATTATCTCGGCCGCCGTGCTGTCTCCATCGCTGCCGTGCTAATCGGCGCCCTCGGCTGTCTGGTACTAACGCAGATAGATGGGCCCGCAGTGCTGGCCATTGGACGTCTTCTGCAAGGACTGTCCTGCGGGATGGGGTCGACTGCGCTCGGCGCGTTTGTCGTAGATACGGCACCGCCTCGGTCAGACTGGTTAGCCGCGTTGATTACCGGCAGCGCTCCACCGTTCGCGATACCCATCGGGGCGTTATTTTCCGGAGCGTTAATGAAGCTTCCAGATGTGACGCCCACATTGGGTTACCTCATACTGAGCGCCCTCTTGGTGATCCTCGCCGTATGCATATTCTTATGTCCAGATACTGTTCGACCCAAGCCGGGGGCGCTGCGCTCGACTAGACCGTATGTCCGCATCCCGGAGGGTTCGGGACGGATGATTTTTGCTGCGGGCGCGGCCTTTGCCGCCACCTGGTCGATGGGCGGGTTTTTTCAATCATTCTCGGCTTCTTTGACAGCCGACTACCTCGGCTCGAGTGACACGTTCGTCATTGCGCTCGTCTTTTCTGCACCTGTCTTACTCAGTCCCATCGGCGGAGCTATAAGCGGACGACTCAAAGTAGCCACCGCGGTCCGTACCGGATTGATCGTATTCATGCTAGCGGTCATCGGATTTATCACCGCCTTGCAATTCGGATCAATTCTTTGGTTCCTGGTAGCCGCCATTGTGGCCGGCTTCGGACAAGGCGCCGCCAGCACCGGCGGGATGCGCAGTGTGCTGAATGTATCGTCTGCCCCAGACCGGGCGGGTGTGCTAGCCACCATGTATCTAATCTGTTACAGCTCCGGTGCGATCCCGAGCCTCGTCGTAGGACAAATAGCGGACTTCGTACCTATCTTTAGTCTCGCGGTGGGCCACGGCGTACTGGTCGTCGTTGCCGTCATCGTGTCAATGGCGACCATCAGAAACCAGCCGCCGAAGCGGCCGTCACACTAG
- a CDS encoding ABC transporter substrate-binding protein, with protein MSTDTIRTSMIADPNSFNPLEAQGSSAAYVDALLYGTLLSQDPAGSLVGNLATDWDVTPEKGVFTIREGATCSDGTEITPTVVADSLEAFIDESRNKQIVFGPSDPELTADDEAGTITIELEVPWADMVHGLTLPETGIICPAGLENPEQLAAGEVDGAYSGPYTLDNFQPGVTIDFSLREEYEWPEYETPLEGVPATTIKYAINSDYNSVANGLLTGTIDVSHITGEPMERFDGKDDFHTERYPAAVQFIMFNEREGTPFADEENRRAVAQALDREAFNQAATNGNGELLTSFVPQEVQCALTDDSLLLPQDADSAQATLEGEAIRQIGTQAVGPNGAGNSYVSQALEEVGANVDLRNVDNTTWTTDLHSNPESWDITVSALLNQSRTMYGGLSQFTGPAPEDGGRNSTGSEKTEVLERVSEAQAEPDEEKRCEIYQEIQQGLIDSAHFVPLSTLAAQATAAEGFSVQVVNGGIQPTTMRITK; from the coding sequence ATGTCTACTGACACGATTCGCACATCGATGATCGCTGACCCTAACAGCTTCAACCCACTAGAGGCTCAGGGCTCCAGTGCCGCCTATGTGGACGCTCTCCTATATGGGACACTTCTCTCCCAAGATCCTGCCGGGTCACTTGTAGGCAATCTCGCCACTGACTGGGATGTCACCCCTGAGAAAGGTGTCTTTACTATTCGTGAGGGAGCGACTTGTTCGGATGGCACAGAAATCACTCCGACAGTGGTAGCTGATTCGCTCGAAGCGTTCATTGATGAGTCACGAAATAAGCAGATCGTATTCGGACCTTCAGATCCAGAACTCACAGCAGACGACGAAGCTGGAACTATCACCATCGAATTAGAAGTTCCGTGGGCAGACATGGTTCACGGGCTGACCTTGCCGGAAACGGGAATCATCTGTCCAGCTGGGCTTGAGAATCCAGAACAACTGGCGGCAGGGGAAGTCGACGGAGCTTATTCCGGGCCCTACACCCTAGATAACTTTCAGCCTGGCGTCACCATAGACTTCTCACTACGGGAGGAATACGAATGGCCAGAGTATGAAACGCCGTTGGAAGGAGTACCTGCCACCACGATCAAGTACGCAATCAACAGCGATTACAACAGCGTCGCGAATGGCCTACTCACCGGTACCATCGACGTCTCCCATATTACTGGAGAGCCGATGGAACGATTCGACGGCAAGGATGACTTTCACACAGAGCGGTATCCGGCCGCTGTGCAGTTCATAATGTTCAATGAGCGCGAGGGGACACCCTTTGCTGATGAAGAGAACCGCCGGGCAGTGGCTCAGGCCCTAGACAGGGAAGCGTTCAATCAGGCCGCCACGAACGGTAATGGCGAGTTATTGACAAGCTTTGTGCCACAAGAAGTCCAGTGCGCACTCACAGACGACTCACTGCTCTTGCCACAGGATGCTGACTCGGCACAGGCCACTCTAGAGGGTGAGGCAATTCGTCAGATTGGCACCCAGGCTGTAGGCCCTAACGGTGCCGGCAACTCCTATGTTTCCCAGGCTCTGGAAGAGGTTGGAGCTAATGTCGATCTGCGGAACGTGGACAACACCACTTGGACTACCGATTTACATTCAAACCCAGAGTCTTGGGACATTACAGTGTCGGCGTTGTTAAACCAATCTCGAACGATGTACGGGGGGCTTTCCCAATTCACTGGACCTGCTCCTGAAGACGGCGGCCGTAATAGCACCGGCAGTGAGAAGACTGAGGTTCTTGAACGGGTCAGCGAAGCTCAAGCAGAGCCAGACGAGGAGAAGCGCTGTGAGATTTATCAGGAAATCCAGCAGGGTCTCATCGATTCCGCGCACTTTGTGCCGTTGAGCACCCTGGCTGCTCAGGCGACCGCTGCTGAAGGCTTCAGTGTCCAGGTGGTCAATGGAGGCATCCAGCCAACAACGATGCGAATCACGAAGTAA
- a CDS encoding M20 metallopeptidase family protein: MSLHAEALQLQPHLVNLRRSLHTEPEVGLNLPKTQRKVLNALEGLPLEITLGEQLSSVVATLHGAHEGPSVLLRGDMDGLPLQEKTGLPYASSNGNMHACGHDLHTAGLVGAAKLLSGYRSKLHGSVIFMFQPGEESYGGAKLMIEEGVLEAAGAPPIAAYGIHVSPGPKGTFVHRAGPALAGSNQLSIKVHGKGGHGSRPENAVDPVPALVKIAGSLGEMIASKFSPFDPVVLTVTQLKAGQAINIIPETAELGATVRTFSAEAIELLRHHTSTFAAGIASSFGCTAEVELQVRYPVTMNDPFETSEVAHTLENLFGPNRVLQAPEPGMGSEDFSEILKRVPGSFFFLRASPPDVDHQTSAWNHSPEVLFDDGVLGDQALALASLALNKLGQPHTLKPNARQHLIR; this comes from the coding sequence ATGTCTCTGCATGCAGAGGCTCTTCAATTACAACCGCACCTTGTCAACCTTCGGCGCTCCCTACACACCGAACCAGAAGTTGGCCTCAACCTTCCCAAAACGCAAAGAAAAGTCCTCAATGCCCTGGAAGGTTTGCCGCTTGAAATCACTTTAGGAGAGCAACTCTCGTCTGTCGTGGCGACCCTACATGGCGCTCACGAAGGACCCAGTGTACTTCTTCGTGGCGACATGGATGGTTTACCCTTGCAGGAAAAAACGGGACTGCCCTATGCGTCGAGCAACGGAAACATGCATGCTTGCGGGCATGACCTACACACAGCAGGTCTCGTAGGGGCTGCCAAACTGTTGTCGGGTTACAGGTCTAAACTGCACGGTTCAGTAATCTTCATGTTCCAGCCCGGCGAAGAGTCATATGGCGGAGCCAAACTGATGATCGAAGAAGGCGTCCTCGAGGCTGCAGGTGCACCCCCCATCGCCGCGTACGGTATTCACGTATCCCCTGGACCGAAGGGCACATTCGTACATCGTGCGGGTCCCGCCTTAGCTGGATCGAACCAGTTAAGTATTAAAGTTCACGGCAAAGGTGGGCACGGATCGCGGCCAGAGAATGCAGTCGATCCCGTCCCGGCGCTGGTCAAGATCGCTGGCTCCCTCGGGGAAATGATTGCGAGTAAGTTTTCGCCTTTTGACCCTGTGGTTCTTACTGTGACACAGCTCAAAGCGGGGCAAGCGATCAACATCATTCCCGAAACCGCAGAACTTGGGGCAACAGTGCGTACGTTTTCGGCCGAGGCCATCGAACTCTTACGGCACCATACGTCAACTTTTGCGGCAGGGATAGCTTCTTCGTTCGGTTGTACCGCAGAAGTCGAACTGCAGGTACGATACCCCGTCACCATGAATGATCCTTTTGAGACGTCTGAAGTCGCGCATACTCTAGAAAACCTTTTCGGACCGAATCGGGTCTTGCAAGCGCCAGAACCTGGGATGGGATCAGAAGATTTCTCAGAGATTCTAAAACGAGTGCCAGGATCGTTTTTCTTCCTTAGAGCTAGTCCGCCAGACGTTGATCATCAAACCAGTGCTTGGAACCATTCACCAGAAGTACTTTTTGACGATGGCGTACTCGGTGACCAAGCACTAGCACTGGCATCGTTGGCGCTAAATAAGCTGGGGCAACCTCATACTCTGAAGCCCAATGCGCGACAACATCTAATTCGATAA